The following coding sequences are from one Candidatus Nitronereus thalassa window:
- the tilS gene encoding tRNA lysidine(34) synthetase TilS, whose translation MTRFEQQVLASARRQGMLCDHDRVLVAVSGGADSVALLHAFCAWQEALNLSLHVIHVNHSLRGEESEADAHFVHRLCEQLRVPCVIQRLNVKGKIPTRNGESLQSLARKLRYEVFTKIVQKLGFTKVALGHSKDDQAETVLMWMMRGAGSSGLSGMPAFRMPYFIRPFLGKSRAEIEGYLLKNRWPYRTDSSNANSKYHRNRIRQEVLPIFRKFNPNIVQVLSRQASIVRDESDFLDHLGAEALVAVCLKTSTNGLVLNRTKLVELPRALQRRVVLLAYRQVTETEVHPRFDFVEGVLELVNRVGSGQMIHFSGVQVFRDYEEIHFCVVRTNEEVSATLSLPLSIPGLVSWPLTDHTLRACVMERLPESWNEGPSLAYLDADQFTPDLIVRQWAPGDSFFPLGMNGQNKKVQDFFSDIKLSRKRRSEVPLVVAPEGIVWVAGFRMDHRFRLDKGKTKRIVALRMSPDFSTSAS comes from the coding sequence ATGACGCGATTTGAACAACAGGTCCTCGCGAGTGCCCGTCGACAAGGAATGTTGTGTGATCATGACCGTGTCTTGGTAGCGGTGTCGGGCGGGGCAGATTCGGTGGCTCTGTTGCATGCCTTCTGTGCCTGGCAGGAAGCGTTGAATTTGTCACTTCATGTGATCCATGTGAATCATAGCCTCCGAGGCGAAGAGAGCGAGGCTGATGCGCACTTTGTTCACAGGTTGTGTGAACAACTCCGAGTGCCGTGTGTGATTCAGCGGCTGAATGTCAAAGGGAAAATCCCAACACGAAATGGAGAATCTCTTCAGTCTCTGGCACGTAAGCTTCGGTATGAAGTCTTTACGAAAATCGTCCAAAAACTTGGTTTCACAAAAGTGGCCCTCGGGCATTCCAAGGATGATCAAGCTGAAACCGTGCTGATGTGGATGATGAGAGGGGCTGGATCGTCTGGACTCTCAGGAATGCCTGCCTTTAGGATGCCATATTTCATTCGCCCCTTCCTGGGAAAGTCGAGGGCTGAGATTGAAGGCTACCTCCTAAAAAACCGATGGCCCTATCGTACCGATTCGAGTAATGCCAACTCGAAATATCATCGGAATCGTATTCGTCAGGAGGTTTTGCCGATCTTCAGAAAATTCAATCCTAATATTGTTCAAGTGTTGTCCCGCCAAGCGAGTATTGTACGGGATGAATCAGATTTTCTTGATCATTTGGGGGCGGAGGCGCTGGTGGCGGTGTGCCTCAAGACCTCCACAAATGGCCTAGTGTTAAACCGAACGAAATTGGTGGAACTTCCTAGAGCCCTTCAGCGAAGAGTTGTGCTGTTGGCCTATCGTCAGGTGACAGAAACCGAGGTTCATCCACGATTTGATTTTGTCGAAGGCGTGTTGGAGCTAGTGAATCGTGTCGGCTCCGGGCAGATGATTCATTTCTCAGGTGTGCAAGTCTTTCGAGACTATGAAGAAATTCATTTTTGCGTTGTCAGGACAAATGAAGAGGTTTCTGCGACGCTTTCCCTGCCATTATCTATCCCAGGGTTAGTTTCTTGGCCTTTGACGGATCACACCCTTAGGGCCTGTGTCATGGAAAGACTTCCAGAGTCATGGAACGAGGGTCCATCCTTAGCCTATCTTGATGCAGACCAATTTACTCCGGACCTTATCGTTCGCCAGTGGGCGCCTGGCGATTCGTTTTTCCCATTGGGCATGAATGGCCAAAATAAAAAAGTTCAGGATTTTTTCTCTGATATTAAACTGAGTCGAAAGAGACGCTCTGAAGTCCCATTAGTTGTTGCGCCGGAGGGCATTGTCTGGGTGGCTGGGTTTCGAATGGATCACCGGTTTCGTCTGGACAAAGGAAAAACCAAAAGGATTGTAGCCTTGAGAATGAGTCCAGATTTTTCTACTTCTGCTTCATGA
- a CDS encoding bifunctional riboflavin kinase/FAD synthetase yields MKVSRGLPNPPLPPHPVLTIGNFDGQHLGHRHLLSTVVNWARECHGTPMVLTFDPHPVQVLNPKFNFKFLTTQNEKLQWFETVGVEHLVILEFTKAFAALSPKEFVQSILRDGLGVRDIFVGEHFVFGKGRAGNVSILTELGNRANFQVHLLKPLGSADKIVSSTRIRTLIQQGHMDEARECLGRPYALEGTVIEGEQRGEGLGYRTANLRLPIDRVIPPDGIYVTTMQWKDKVFPSVSYIGTRPTFGQGERLLEVHLLDEECQLYGEHIHVHFLKYVRGDEVFDSSEALAARIALDVEIAKEVLANELPRS; encoded by the coding sequence ATGAAGGTTTCGCGGGGTCTTCCGAATCCTCCCCTCCCTCCTCATCCTGTATTAACTATTGGTAATTTTGATGGTCAGCATCTTGGTCATCGTCATTTGCTTTCCACGGTGGTCAATTGGGCACGTGAATGTCATGGCACCCCCATGGTGTTGACTTTTGATCCTCATCCGGTTCAAGTCCTGAATCCCAAATTCAATTTTAAATTTTTGACAACTCAGAACGAGAAGCTCCAATGGTTTGAGACTGTGGGGGTAGAACACCTGGTGATTCTGGAGTTTACGAAAGCCTTCGCTGCCTTGAGTCCTAAAGAATTTGTGCAGTCAATTTTACGTGATGGATTAGGAGTGCGGGATATTTTTGTTGGAGAGCATTTTGTCTTTGGGAAGGGACGAGCTGGGAATGTCTCCATTCTGACCGAATTAGGAAATCGTGCCAATTTTCAGGTCCATCTCCTCAAACCCCTCGGTTCTGCAGACAAGATCGTGAGCTCGACCAGAATCCGCACATTGATTCAACAAGGCCATATGGATGAGGCGCGGGAATGTTTAGGAAGACCCTATGCGTTGGAAGGGACCGTGATTGAGGGGGAGCAGCGTGGGGAAGGTTTAGGTTATCGAACCGCCAATCTTCGTTTGCCGATCGATCGGGTCATCCCTCCTGATGGGATCTATGTGACAACCATGCAGTGGAAAGACAAGGTATTTCCTTCGGTGAGTTACATTGGGACGCGGCCGACGTTTGGCCAGGGAGAGCGACTATTGGAAGTCCATTTGCTCGATGAAGAATGTCAATTATATGGGGAACACATTCATGTTCACTTTCTCAAATATGTGAGAGGAGACGAAGTGTTTGACTCTTCTGAGGCCTTAGCTGCCCGTATTGCCTTGGATGTTGAAATTGCCAAAGAGGTGTTGGCAAACGAGTTGCCTCGAAGTTAA
- the hemB gene encoding porphobilinogen synthase produces MAFPRHRMRRLRQHESLRRLVRETHLTPNDLIYPLFVTVGKNQKTPISSMPGQYRWSIDLLVKEVAETHQLGIPAVMLFGIPDRKDARGTAAYDPKGIVQEAIRILKSQVPDLLIITDVCIDEYTDHGHCGVVQDGKILNDETLECLRQMAWTHAEAGVDMVAPSDMMDGRVGAIREELDRSGFCDMPIMSYAAKYASSLYAPFREAADSTPAFGDRRSYQMDPANAREALREVELDVEEGADIVMVKPALPYLDVIAQTRAQVSVPIAAYQVSGEYSMIKAAGQQGWIDESKVMMETLLSIKRAGADLILTYFAKEAAQILNRRYT; encoded by the coding sequence ATGGCATTTCCTCGACACCGCATGCGGAGGTTGCGGCAACATGAATCGCTGCGTCGTTTGGTACGCGAAACCCATCTGACTCCGAATGACCTGATCTATCCCCTGTTTGTAACGGTAGGAAAGAATCAGAAAACGCCCATTTCCTCCATGCCCGGGCAATACCGATGGTCCATCGATCTGCTGGTGAAAGAGGTTGCAGAAACGCATCAGTTAGGAATTCCTGCGGTCATGCTCTTTGGTATCCCCGACCGCAAAGATGCTCGGGGAACCGCGGCTTACGATCCCAAGGGAATCGTTCAAGAGGCGATTCGGATACTGAAGAGTCAGGTGCCCGATCTCCTCATCATTACGGATGTGTGTATTGATGAATATACGGACCATGGGCATTGTGGGGTCGTGCAAGACGGCAAGATTCTCAATGATGAGACTTTAGAATGTTTGCGACAGATGGCTTGGACCCATGCTGAGGCGGGCGTTGATATGGTGGCACCTTCCGACATGATGGACGGTCGAGTTGGGGCCATCCGCGAGGAATTAGATCGATCGGGGTTTTGTGATATGCCCATCATGTCCTATGCCGCGAAATATGCCTCAAGTTTGTATGCGCCGTTTCGTGAAGCTGCGGACTCTACCCCGGCCTTTGGTGATCGGCGGTCCTATCAAATGGACCCCGCCAATGCTCGTGAAGCTCTTCGCGAGGTCGAACTCGATGTCGAAGAAGGGGCGGATATTGTAATGGTGAAACCAGCGCTGCCCTACCTCGACGTGATTGCTCAAACGCGAGCACAAGTGTCGGTGCCCATTGCCGCCTATCAGGTGAGTGGCGAATACAGCATGATTAAGGCGGCTGGACAACAAGGGTGGATCGATGAATCCAAGGTGATGATGGAAACTTTGCTTTCGATTAAACGGGCGGGTGCGGATCTGATCCTGACCTATTTCGCCAAAGAGGCCGCGCAAATCCTCAATCGTCGATACACATGA
- a CDS encoding CBS domain-containing protein has product MVPVKSFMVPADKFITVDRDVNVRQAAEIMRASGIGSIFVTREGKIIGILTDTDLVRRLVAAGLESTQTTVEQIMSAPILCIDENKTLLDANDLMAKEHIRHLGVSGAGGELVGMISVRDLVVFLTNLPRK; this is encoded by the coding sequence ATGGTTCCCGTGAAATCTTTTATGGTTCCGGCCGACAAGTTCATTACCGTCGATCGTGACGTGAATGTCCGTCAGGCAGCAGAAATCATGCGTGCTAGCGGCATTGGAAGTATTTTCGTCACTCGTGAGGGTAAAATTATTGGGATCCTCACGGATACCGATCTGGTGAGGCGTTTGGTGGCCGCTGGGTTGGAATCAACTCAGACGACCGTTGAACAAATTATGTCTGCGCCCATCTTATGTATTGACGAAAATAAAACGCTTCTTGATGCCAATGATTTGATGGCCAAAGAACATATCCGGCACTTAGGGGTGTCCGGAGCAGGGGGTGAGCTCGTTGGTATGATTTCAGTGCGCGACCTTGTGGTATTTCTTACAAACCTTCCCCGGAAATAG
- the cobA gene encoding uroporphyrinogen-III C-methyltransferase has translation MRIGKVYLIGAGPGDPGLLTIYGKACLEKADVVLYDHLANPALLDYAPSQAERIYVGRCGRGAYRPQEEIHRLLIQKVQEGKQVVRLKGGDPFVFGRGGEEAEMLAEQSVPFEIVPGVTSAVAVPAYAGIPVTHRTLASTVTFVTGHEDPSKGGTVLEWPRLATVDGTLVFLMGAKNLPTIVHRLMEEGKSGDTPIALIQWGTYPKQRTVVGMLSDIVAKAEVANIQPPTIIVIGQVVQLREHMNWFESRPLFGARILVTRARSQAFELSRLLLAYGGEPVECPTIEFLPPDNWKSADDAIGHLDTFQWLVLTSVNGVQHFMRRLWHLGRDARSLHGMRVCCIGPRTAEELEKFGVQADVVPSKFQAEGILEVMKKAGVAGQRVLIARAAQAREILPEELRRLGAEVQVVSVYQTVIPQAAVDAIVGRLRSQEIEIITFASSSTVRNFVELFGGMKELKKNLQHTIIGCIGPITAETARELGLQVDVVAGQNTIPALVEALVEYRQRQTRATVSS, from the coding sequence ATGCGAATAGGAAAAGTCTATTTAATTGGTGCAGGTCCTGGAGACCCTGGATTGCTTACTATTTATGGAAAGGCCTGTTTGGAAAAGGCCGACGTGGTGCTCTACGACCATCTAGCCAATCCTGCGTTGTTGGACTATGCGCCGTCCCAGGCAGAACGAATTTATGTCGGGCGCTGTGGGCGAGGGGCGTATCGTCCTCAAGAAGAAATTCATCGTTTGTTGATTCAAAAGGTTCAAGAGGGAAAACAGGTGGTTCGTTTGAAAGGTGGGGACCCGTTTGTTTTTGGACGGGGAGGTGAGGAAGCCGAAATGTTGGCTGAACAATCTGTGCCTTTTGAAATAGTCCCTGGTGTGACATCGGCAGTGGCCGTGCCCGCCTATGCCGGTATTCCGGTGACACACCGAACGCTGGCTTCCACCGTGACCTTTGTGACGGGTCATGAGGACCCCAGCAAGGGGGGGACGGTGCTGGAGTGGCCACGATTAGCTACTGTGGATGGCACGTTGGTGTTCCTCATGGGCGCAAAAAATTTGCCGACTATCGTGCATCGGTTAATGGAGGAAGGCAAATCAGGAGATACTCCTATTGCCCTTATTCAATGGGGGACTTATCCCAAGCAACGAACCGTAGTTGGAATGTTGTCAGACATCGTGGCGAAGGCCGAGGTCGCCAACATTCAACCACCGACTATTATTGTTATTGGCCAGGTAGTTCAGTTGCGCGAGCACATGAATTGGTTTGAATCCCGTCCGTTGTTTGGCGCTCGGATTTTAGTAACTCGTGCACGTAGTCAAGCCTTTGAACTCTCTCGGCTTTTGTTAGCCTATGGCGGGGAGCCGGTGGAATGTCCCACCATTGAATTTCTACCACCCGACAATTGGAAATCCGCTGATGACGCGATTGGTCATCTTGATACGTTTCAGTGGTTGGTTTTGACGAGTGTGAACGGCGTGCAGCATTTTATGCGACGGTTGTGGCATCTCGGTCGGGATGCTCGGAGCCTACATGGCATGCGTGTATGTTGTATCGGCCCACGAACTGCTGAGGAATTAGAAAAATTTGGTGTGCAGGCTGATGTAGTGCCTTCGAAATTTCAAGCCGAGGGTATCCTTGAAGTCATGAAAAAGGCGGGGGTGGCCGGTCAACGTGTGTTGATTGCTCGTGCGGCACAAGCCAGGGAAATTTTGCCAGAGGAATTGCGTCGTTTAGGGGCAGAGGTCCAGGTTGTGTCGGTCTATCAAACGGTAATTCCCCAAGCTGCCGTCGATGCCATCGTCGGCCGGCTGCGTTCTCAAGAAATAGAGATTATCACCTTTGCGAGTTCGTCCACCGTTCGAAATTTCGTGGAGTTGTTTGGTGGGATGAAGGAATTGAAAAAAAATCTCCAACACACCATTATCGGGTGTATTGGGCCTATCACTGCCGAAACGGCCAGAGAATTGGGATTGCAAGTTGATGTCGTTGCCGGGCAAAATACCATTCCCGCTCTGGTTGAGGCGCTGGTGGAATATCGTCAACGACAGACCCGCGCTACCGTGTCAAGCTAG
- the hemC gene encoding hydroxymethylbilane synthase: MSSENGSRRSLVIGTRGSQLAMWQAEWVLARLQEVAPHLSIRLERIQTSGDKIQDVPLAKIGGKALFVKEIEEALLRKDIDLAVHSMKDVPSVLPEGLTLHCVPRREDPRDALLSRGGWSFRDLPSSAKVGTSSLRRQSQLLAQRPDLSIHMLRGNLDTRMRKLQEGQFDAIILAAAGLKRLGWAKQITECLSPDICLPAVGQGALGIEGRMDDLFVANLLDSLNDPPSRIAVTTERAFLARLEGGCQVPIAGHAALDGQRLTFHGLVASVDGRKIIHEKISGPVEEVESLGVTVAERILAAGGDKILHEIYDQA, from the coding sequence GTGAGTTCAGAAAACGGGTCTCGAAGGTCATTAGTCATTGGGACTCGTGGCAGTCAGTTAGCGATGTGGCAAGCCGAATGGGTGCTGGCACGGCTTCAAGAGGTGGCTCCGCATCTTTCCATTCGTTTGGAGCGGATCCAAACCAGTGGGGATAAAATTCAAGATGTACCGTTGGCTAAGATTGGAGGGAAGGCCCTATTTGTTAAAGAAATTGAAGAGGCGTTACTGAGGAAAGATATTGACCTGGCGGTGCATAGCATGAAAGATGTGCCTTCGGTCTTGCCTGAAGGGTTAACTCTTCACTGTGTGCCGCGTCGTGAAGATCCACGGGATGCCTTATTGAGCCGTGGGGGCTGGTCGTTTCGGGATCTGCCCTCGTCAGCCAAAGTTGGCACAAGTAGTCTTCGGCGACAATCCCAATTGTTAGCGCAACGGCCAGACTTATCCATCCATATGTTGAGGGGCAATCTCGATACCCGGATGCGAAAACTTCAAGAAGGGCAATTTGATGCGATCATTCTCGCCGCCGCCGGGTTGAAGCGACTCGGCTGGGCGAAACAGATTACGGAATGTCTTTCCCCGGATATTTGTCTTCCAGCTGTAGGACAGGGAGCGTTGGGTATTGAGGGGCGGATGGATGATTTATTTGTGGCAAATCTGTTGGATTCGCTCAATGACCCGCCTTCTCGAATAGCCGTGACCACAGAGCGGGCGTTTCTTGCGCGGTTGGAGGGTGGCTGTCAGGTGCCTATTGCCGGGCATGCGGCGCTTGATGGTCAACGACTGACTTTCCATGGGTTGGTGGCAAGTGTGGATGGTCGGAAAATCATTCATGAAAAAATCTCTGGTCCAGTGGAAGAGGTTGAGTCCTTGGGAGTGACCGTCGCTGAACGAATTTTGGCTGCAGGCGGGGATAAAATTCTGCACGAAATTTACGACCAAGCGTGA